A DNA window from Amycolatopsis sp. DSM 110486 contains the following coding sequences:
- a CDS encoding MarR family winged helix-turn-helix transcriptional regulator gives MTSPIVDLAHRLRPVVFRLYYLVRRETPQLLTLTQGSVLAELVGGGPSRMSRLAQLEGVRMPSMTDVVGRLERLGMVSRRPDPDDGRAVLVEATEAGERFYAELLAAREAQLRERLMVLDDAERAAIDAALPALTKLISDFHSDAPKADQPKKESPENPEEELISDER, from the coding sequence GTGACTTCCCCGATCGTCGACCTCGCACACCGGCTCCGGCCGGTCGTGTTCCGGCTGTACTACCTGGTGCGCCGCGAAACCCCGCAGCTGCTGACGCTCACGCAGGGGTCCGTGCTGGCCGAGCTCGTGGGCGGCGGCCCGAGCCGGATGAGCCGGCTCGCGCAGCTCGAAGGCGTGCGGATGCCTTCGATGACCGACGTCGTCGGCCGGCTGGAGCGCCTCGGCATGGTGAGCCGCCGCCCCGATCCCGACGACGGCCGGGCCGTGCTCGTGGAAGCCACCGAGGCGGGCGAGCGCTTCTACGCCGAGCTGCTCGCGGCGCGGGAGGCACAGCTGCGCGAGCGGCTCATGGTGCTCGACGACGCCGAGCGGGCCGCGATCGACGCCGCGTTGCCCGCCCTCACGAAGTTGATCAGCGATTTCCACAGTGACGCACCGAAGGCTGATCAACCCAAGAAGGAGTCACCCGAAAACCCGGAGGAGGAACTGATCAGCGATGAACGCTGA
- a CDS encoding MFS transporter produces the protein MNAEHHSSLLDAIKGQPKQVWITAFAAVIAFMGIGLVDPILLSIAKGLNASPSQVTLLFTSYLGVQVIAMLFTGSMSARFGAKRTVLVGLTLIVAATALCAAAGSIEQLVGLRAVWGLGNAFFIATALSVIVGAATGGQSGAILLYEAALGVGLSVGPLLGALLGTISWRGPFLGTAVLMAGALVLCSVFLKSDSHEKREPIKLLDPIRALKHPGLLRTSVASALYTAAFFAVLAWSPFVLGWSAIAVGLIFCGWGLCVAVAGVALAPKLAARFGERHAAALAVVGYTVLMLVLAVPNKTVVVIGIVLSGLVSGLLNTLFTGTAMSISNAPRPVASAGYNFCRWLGGAVAATLVGHVADWLGWEQGPFVIAAALCVIAAVLLSLREKKTDPHEVPKEAALVGEEEL, from the coding sequence ATGAACGCTGAGCACCACTCGAGCCTGCTGGACGCGATCAAGGGTCAGCCCAAGCAGGTGTGGATCACGGCGTTCGCCGCGGTCATCGCGTTCATGGGCATCGGTCTGGTCGACCCGATCCTGTTGTCGATCGCCAAGGGCCTGAACGCGTCACCGTCGCAGGTCACGCTGCTGTTCACGTCGTACCTCGGCGTGCAGGTCATCGCGATGCTGTTCACCGGTTCGATGTCCGCGCGCTTCGGCGCGAAGCGCACCGTGCTGGTCGGGCTGACGTTGATCGTCGCCGCGACCGCGCTGTGCGCCGCGGCCGGTTCGATCGAGCAGCTTGTGGGCCTGCGCGCGGTGTGGGGCCTCGGCAACGCGTTCTTCATCGCTACCGCGCTGTCGGTGATCGTCGGCGCCGCCACGGGCGGGCAGTCCGGCGCGATCCTGCTGTATGAGGCGGCGCTGGGCGTCGGGCTGTCCGTCGGCCCGCTGCTGGGCGCGCTGCTCGGCACGATCTCGTGGCGAGGCCCGTTCCTGGGCACCGCGGTGCTGATGGCCGGCGCGCTCGTGCTGTGCTCGGTGTTCCTGAAGAGCGATTCGCATGAGAAGCGCGAGCCGATCAAGCTGCTCGACCCGATCCGCGCGTTGAAGCACCCGGGTCTGCTGCGGACTTCGGTCGCGTCGGCGCTGTACACGGCGGCGTTCTTCGCGGTGCTGGCCTGGTCGCCGTTCGTTCTCGGCTGGAGCGCGATCGCCGTCGGGCTGATCTTCTGCGGCTGGGGCCTGTGCGTGGCGGTGGCCGGCGTCGCGTTGGCACCGAAGCTCGCCGCTCGGTTCGGTGAACGGCATGCGGCCGCGCTCGCCGTGGTCGGCTACACCGTGCTGATGCTGGTGCTGGCCGTGCCGAACAAGACGGTCGTGGTGATCGGCATCGTGCTCTCGGGTTTGGTTTCGGGGCTGCTGAACACGCTGTTCACGGGCACCGCGATGTCGATCAGCAACGCGCCCCGCCCGGTCGCCAGCGCGGGCTACAACTTCTGCCGGTGGCTCGGCGGCGCCGTCGCGGCCACGCTCGTGGGGCACGTCGCCGACTGGCTGGGCTGGGAGCAGGGGCCGTTCGTGATCGCGGCCGCGCTGTGTGTCATCGCCGCGGTGCTGCTGTCGTTGCGGGAGAAGAAAACCGACCCGCACGAGGTGCCGAAGGAAGCCGCGTTGGTGGGCGAAGAGGAACTCTGA
- a CDS encoding HAD family phosphatase — protein MDAVIFDLDGVLVDSEKTWDEVRRAVVAEHGGTWLPESTREQQGMSTPEWAAYLVGTLGARLTPDEIARAVIDRMAQRYASGPPVIDGAPDVVRAVARRYPVAIASSSPPVLIQAFLQACDLTSLVPVAVSSEEVGAGKPAPDVYLRAAKLLNVPAAQCAAVEDSTNGLKAALAAKMAVYAVPNPHFPPDPAVLEQTTAVVRDINELPAALDL, from the coding sequence ATGGACGCGGTGATCTTCGACCTCGACGGCGTGCTGGTGGACTCGGAAAAAACGTGGGACGAGGTGCGCCGCGCGGTGGTCGCGGAGCACGGCGGTACCTGGTTACCCGAATCGACCAGAGAACAGCAAGGGATGAGCACCCCCGAGTGGGCTGCCTACCTGGTCGGCACGCTCGGCGCGCGGCTGACGCCCGACGAGATCGCGCGGGCGGTGATCGACCGGATGGCGCAGCGCTACGCCTCGGGACCGCCCGTGATCGACGGCGCGCCCGACGTGGTCCGCGCCGTCGCCCGCCGCTACCCGGTGGCGATCGCGAGCTCGTCGCCGCCGGTGCTGATCCAGGCGTTCCTGCAGGCGTGCGACCTCACGTCGCTGGTGCCCGTCGCGGTGTCGAGCGAGGAGGTCGGCGCCGGCAAACCCGCGCCCGACGTCTACCTGCGCGCGGCGAAGCTGCTGAACGTGCCGGCCGCGCAGTGCGCCGCCGTGGAGGACTCGACCAACGGGCTGAAAGCCGCGCTGGCGGCGAAGATGGCCGTGTATGCGGTGCCGAACCCGCACTTCCCGCCGGACCCGGCCGTGCTGGAGCAAACCACCGCCGTAGTTCGCGACATCAACGAACTCCCGGCGGCGCTGGACCTCTAG